The following are from one region of the Papaver somniferum cultivar HN1 unplaced genomic scaffold, ASM357369v1 unplaced-scaffold_132, whole genome shotgun sequence genome:
- the LOC113333287 gene encoding uncharacterized protein LOC113333287 has product MNLTMDDCIRFMENSFSFQLGARQVARDESYKRDTTSCSSSGRSTSSSVPSVQSQPPNNPHGANTSQDLTLGGSYEWATGQEFYTPRVEAGATTSQYQQGGNEFTALLTESEPNIVYDTQFAPQ; this is encoded by the exons ATGAATTTGACAATG GATGATTGCATTAGGTTTATGGAAAACTCATTTTCATTCCAGCTTGGAGCTCGTCAAGTCGCACGGGACGAATCATATAAAAGGGATACAACTTCATGTTCCTCATCCGGCAGATCGACATCGTCTTCAGTACCATCTGTCCAATCCCAGCCTCCAAACAATCCACATGGAGCTAATACATCACAAGACCTCACATTAGGTGGTTCATATGAATGGGCTACAGGTCAAGAATTTTACACTCCTAGGGTCGAAGCTGGAGCTACTACATCACAATATCAACAAGGAGGAAATGAATTTACTGCGTTGTTGACGGAAAGCGAGCCTAATATTGTTTATGATACTCAGTTCGCCCCACAATAA
- the LOC113333185 gene encoding uncharacterized protein LOC113333185 has product MRGALRRILKSRRDDEDDIETNVVAVATLLETQRRHVIRQPVPNEVKTRQRVHRKRVDADARMMHRYFNFNCTYSPKKFKGRFALPRPLFLRILEQVCEFDHDFRQQTDACGIPGHSPYMKMVAVMKHFAKGIAPDSLDDYTQMGATTIYHYVMKFMDAIIWIYNSRYMRQPTAQNTERILAENESRGFPGMLGSVDCFHWAWRACPMDQAGSHSGYKPYPSVVLQTVDTYDRWIWHSYFGLGGQNNDLNVLHASGLFDRQLLGVAPPCHYQINGKNYDQGYYLGDGAYPMYGCIVQGDKPASNIREGLFNQYQEAKRKDIERAFGGLKGKFGIILKPCRYYKKYDMKAIMRGCLIMHNMCVEVEYRNADWGRITGDEPQPPIQGNVRLPPHICTTLRFGHNFAWNSLHTYGTDTEKV; this is encoded by the coding sequence ATGCGGGGAGCTttgagaagaattttgaaaagtcgtcgggatgatgaagatgatattgaGACGAATGTTGTAGCAGTGGCTACACTTTTGGAGACGCAGAGGAGGCATGTAATACGTCAACCCGTCCCGAATGAAGTCAAGACACGTCAGAGGGTGCACAGAAAACGTGTAGATGCGGATGCTCGTATGATGCATCGGTACTTCAACTTCAATTGTACGTATAGCCCAAAGAAGTTCAAAGGTCGGTTTGCTTTGCCTCGTCCACTTTTTCTGAGAATTTTAGAGCAAGTTTGTGAATTTGACCATGATTTTCGCCAACAAACGGATGCTTGCGGTATTCCTGGTCATTCTccatatatgaaaatggttgccgTCATGAAACATTTTGCCAAAGGCATTGCACCGGATTCCTTGGATGATTACACACAAATGGGAGCCACCACTATCTACCATTATGTTATGAAGTTTATGGATGCAATTATTTGGATTTATAATAGTCGATATATGCGTCAACCTACCGCTCAAAATACGGAAAGGATTTTAGCAGAAAATGAATCTCGGGGATTTCCTGGTATGCTTGGTAGTGTCGATTGTTTTCACTGGGCATGGAGAGCATGTCCAATGGATCAAGCAGGTTCCCACAGCGGCTATAAGCCATATCCCTCGGTTGTTTTGCAAACGGTAGATACATATGATAGATGGATCTGGCATTCCTATTTTGGGTTGGGTGGGCAGAACAATGATCTTAATGtcttgcatgcttcgggtttgttCGATAGACAACTTCTTGGTGTAGCACCTCCTTGTCATTATCAAATAAATGGAAAGAATTACGACCAGGGGTACTACCTAGGAGATGGTGCATATCCCATGTATGGTTGCATCGTGCAAGGAGACAAACCCGCCTCAAACATTAGAGAAGGTCTTTTCAATCAATATCAAGAAGCTAAAAGGAAGGACATAGAACGTGCATTTGGTGGTTTAAAAGGTAAGTTTGGCATTATATTGAAACCTTGTCGTTATTATAAAAAATATGACATGAAGGCAATTATGAGGGGGTGCTTGATAATGCACAACATGTGTGTTGAGGTGGAATATCGCAATGCGGATTGGGGGAGGATCACGGGAGATGAACCTCAACCTCCAATTCAAGGAAATGTAAGGCTACCTCCTCATATATGTACAACCCTGCGATTTGGGCACAACTTCGCTTGGAACTCACTACACACATATGGAACCGACACGGAGAAGGTCTGA